Below is a genomic region from Raphanus sativus cultivar WK10039 chromosome 4, ASM80110v3, whole genome shotgun sequence.
attttataattttttaaaaatatgtatatatttttgaaatatgtttaatataaatgatatttcgaaatttgaaatgccataattgaatataatcGAAATTcgaaagtttaccaaaaatatagattaacattaaatataattgtccatgtcatattaatctataagacatgtcatcaattttagtagtcatgtcacaattattaatctaggtgtttcctgcaccatgtgtagtgatgaatttttttaaaattaaattttatatttaaaaatgtaatttaataatattatatattttaatttttgaccaacaactaatataaatatcattaattaagcataaaattaagagaaaatattttttttaattttaaattatatttaagaatgatatatataaagttcaaatcgtagattaaaaaatatttatttcatttggttaaatgtattaaatcaacttgtacaaaattactaaaaaatcatataaaattgtatagttatcaaaaattaaaactaaataatatttacataatttgtagatacctaaaagaaactaatgatattacgatttttttttaaaaattccgaaaaaatttagataatttagataataaaatttttataattataaaaataaattatataatattttgaaattcaaaatatcatatttgaatatattattttagtgatgatttatgatttattaccatattccacaaagtttaccaaaaatataaatcaatattaaacataatatatgagttattgccatattctaaaaatatttccaaaaaaatatatcagcattaaatgtaattgtccatgtcatatttaaccatatgacatgtcatcaatcttaatagccacgtcataatttttttgtgaaaacgattgtagagaagacatgtggcaaatcacttctcaaatatagactaggggatataACTCTTCGAACACattttattgaaattataaCTTCATTTAAACtagatgataaaaaaatagactaatatttttattaattttattatgtaacaactatatattcttttatCATAATAGTACGGTcttgataattttataatgctataatatattaatactgataatttattattaaactgttataatattaattaatcagacgtattttaaaattaaaatattatttataattatacaattttaatactaaaaaagttttcaaattgttttacagtttttctaaaatataaatgtttaaccgtaatattattaacttttttatatatataaagattctaaatataatattcatttgtactttttgataattatacagttttatatcaatttttatttattttatacaaattagtttaacatattttatctaaaataaatagataaaaatatctaagattatagtttaaatatatacatatctctAGGGATATGACAGATGGAGTATCCGGGGTATATTAGGATATCTGAATCTGGATCCGGATCCACCGGATCCGTAATTGTTACCCAGATCCGGATTTGTGTCTTCCAGTTATCCGGCATTCGGATATCCGgattaaaatttcaatatccGCGGATACCCGGATCtgaatcttttttaaaaaaattaactaattaatcatttatttagtctatttaaaattattttaaaaaataaaattgaaaaattattgagatttaataaaattaaaattttagttattttatatataaactatatattttatacttatataaatataattatattttaaatattttaaatatataatagatcTGGATCCGGATCCGGGTATCCGGACCTAAAATTTTACTACCCGTATCCATAAAACTATTTAATTCCTAGGGTTACATATCTCTATTCTTAAGTATAgtttaaaataaacagtttgttattttatcttaattttatattcagttaaaacaaaatttatattataatattgataaaataataaaatctagaatagtaataaaattttatttttaaatatatttttgaaatttaaaaattttattaccGCAGGAAAACACCTTAAAACCGCAGCCGGCATGTTTAACACATGAAAGTCTAACAGGTGGTGTTTTCAGTGGCCGACAAACTCTCGCAAACTACGTTTCAACAATGTCTAAAGAGTTAATGGTGTCTGATGTCTTAACCTAATCTAAACTAGTGGTTAcacttttgatatctttttttttctagtgtTGATTAAAAATTGATGTGTTAAATTGATTAGTTAAAAGGGTGATAACAAGGCatgtgattttcttttcttgtgcAAAAAGGAAAAGTTAAAGATTGTGTTCATATTTGTGGTCCTTGTACCATGTGCTTTGGAATTGGAATATTGGTACTCTTTTACTCTGACTCCATCAATCTCTCTTCTTTCTGTCAACATCAATGTTCTGTTTCCACTACGAAATAATTGAATGTGGATGTGTGTGATATGTATTCTTTTAGTTATGATGCTTTCCTGATAAAGACttttgattgttcttgtttttttttacttaatgaGTTAATCGCaaatcttttttaatttttgtttacatGATACAGAAGCTGAAAACCCACGTGGTCAAACATAATGTAAACCCAGAGTGGAACGATGATTTGACTCTTTCTGTGACTGATCCAAATCTCCCTGTTAAACTTGTAAGTGATCCTTATTTACGTTTCATTTCGATTGACCGTTAGAATCGGGTAAGCTAATTTTACTAAAGAATATGAAACATCCTTGTTTATGACGCAGACGGTTTACGACAAGGACATACTCTCTGCGGATGATAAGATGGGAGAAGCAGAGTTTAGCATTGCTCCATATCTTGAAGCCATTAAGTTTCGCCCTAAGATCGAAAGAGGACTTCCCAATGGAACCATAATAATGAAGATACAGCCAAATAGACAGAACTGTCTGTCTGAAGAGAGTCACATTGTGTGGAACCAAGGCAAGCTTCTTCAGAATATGTTCATTAGGCTCCAGAACGTAGAGTCCGGAGAGGTTGAGCTACAGCTCGAGTGGATCGATGTCCCCGGTTCAAAGGGCCTTTAAGTCACTTCATGTCACTCCGACCCGATCCTTATCCCTTGTGCATATATGGTTTAATTGGCCATTGAAGAATCTCAAACTGGTTATGTAATAagctctcttttcttttgttcttttcgAGCCCAAT
It encodes:
- the LOC108848610 gene encoding protein C2-DOMAIN ABA-RELATED 1, yielding MENLLGLLRIHVKRGVNLAIRDIASSDPYIVFNFGNKKLKTHVVKHNVNPEWNDDLTLSVTDPNLPVKLTVYDKDILSADDKMGEAEFSIAPYLEAIKFRPKIERGLPNGTIIMKIQPNRQNCLSEESHIVWNQGKLLQNMFIRLQNVESGEVELQLEWIDVPGSKGL